One region of Asterias rubens chromosome 5, eAstRub1.3, whole genome shotgun sequence genomic DNA includes:
- the LOC117290826 gene encoding alpha-N-acetylgalactosamine-specific lectin-like: protein MATVWKISLVFLSVICLSQAECPPLWSVYQGNCYRFFGQRKSWHDAEDHCNGFFTSKSQAHLATIRESSTNHLLIEMWKTSLISIQSEGDRVWIGLNDQVTEGAYTWISSGTRGIPTDVWLPGQPDEGEDEHCVDFWNNSGKIGWNDENCARENAFICMMYIGSY from the coding sequence ATGGCTACCGTCTGGAAAATTTCTCTCGTGTTCTTGTCTGTCATATGTCTTTCTCAAGCCGAGTGTCCACCTCTCTGGTCAGTATACCAAGGGAACTGCTACCGCTTCTTCGGCCAGAGGAAATCGTGGCACGATGCTGAAGATCACTGCAATGGGTTCTTCACCAGTAAGAGCCAGGCCCATCTTGCGACCATCCGGGAATCCAGTACCAACCACTTACTCATCGAGATGTGGAAAACTTCACTGATTTCCATTCAAAGCGAAGGGGATCGTGTTTGGATTGGGCTAAACGACCAAGTCACAGAGGGTGCCTATACTTGGATATCAAGCGGGACACGCGGCATACCAACTGATGTCTGGCTTCCTGGCCAACCAGACGAAGGGGAGGATGAGCATTGCGTTGACTTCTGGAACAATTCTGGCAAAATAGGATGGAATGATGAGAACTGCGCCAGAGAGAATGCATTTATTTGCATGATGTATATCGGTAGTTATTGA
- the LOC117290839 gene encoding alpha-N-acetylgalactosamine-specific lectin-like — MAVVWKISVLFLSVICVSHSVTCPPLWSKYGSKCYRFFGQRKSWHDAEKHCRGFFNSDSQGHLATIRDSSTNDLLLEMWKTSLISIQSEGDRVWIGLNDQVAEGAYRWISEGTQSIRWGQRPPDVWLPGQPDGGEGEHCVDFWNNSGKIGWNDENCARENAFICMMGVGSD; from the coding sequence ATGGCTGTCGTCTGGAAAATTTCTGTCTTGTTCTTGTCCGTCATATGTGTCTCTCACTCCGTGACGTGTCCACCTCTCTGGTCAAAATACGGTTCGAAATGCTACCGCTTCTTCGGCCAGAGGAAATCGTGGCACGATGCTGAAAAGCACTGCCGTGGGTTCTTCAACAGTGACAGCCAAGGCCACCTTGCGACCATCCGGGATTCCAGCACCAACGACTTACTCCTTGAGATGTGGAAAACTTCACTGATTTCCATTCAAAGCGAAGGGGATCGTGTTTGGATTGGGCTAAACGACCAAGTCGCAGAGGGTGCCTATCGTTGGATATCAGAGGGGACACAATCAATCCGCTGGGGACAAAGACCACCGGATGTCTGGCTTCCTGGCCAACCAGACGGAGGGGAGGGTGAGCATTGCGTTGACTTCTGGAACAATTCTGGCAAAATAGGATGGAATGATGAGAACTGCGCCAGAGAGAATGCTTTTATTTGCATGATGGGTGTCGGTAGTGACTGA